A single genomic interval of Solimonas sp. K1W22B-7 harbors:
- a CDS encoding DUF3228 family protein produces the protein MKIVLTPFARTRLFPTSGRRNAIVGATPDSFERHLNEQAPLKVLDGYAPFCKLHVHANWTQTRCLTVPVTPDNIQQLRSGYEARSREELPVLTRWFEGVEPPVAGYLVVILYSREQVVKEGGKIDADWGVVGCLATAEPEEIPMAPITMMRNALGVEEGGSGVALDRAAYRRSVEFWERNANWRV, from the coding sequence ATGAAGATCGTCCTCACCCCCTTCGCGCGCACGCGCCTGTTCCCCACCTCCGGCCGCCGCAACGCCATCGTCGGGGCCACGCCGGATTCCTTCGAGCGCCACCTCAACGAGCAGGCGCCGCTGAAGGTGCTGGACGGCTACGCGCCCTTCTGCAAGCTGCATGTCCACGCCAACTGGACGCAGACGCGCTGCCTGACCGTGCCGGTCACGCCCGACAACATCCAGCAGCTGCGCAGCGGCTACGAGGCGCGCTCGCGCGAGGAGCTGCCGGTGCTGACGCGCTGGTTCGAGGGCGTGGAGCCGCCGGTGGCGGGCTACCTGGTGGTGATCCTCTACAGCCGCGAGCAGGTCGTGAAGGAAGGCGGGAAGATCGACGCCGACTGGGGCGTGGTCGGCTGCCTGGCCACGGCCGAGCCGGAGGAAATCCCGATGGCGCCGATCACGATGATGCGCAATGCCCTGGGCGTGGAGGAGGGCGGCTCCGGCGTGGCGCTGGACCGCGCCGCCTACCGCCGCAGCGTCGAGTTCTGGGAGCGCAACGCCAACTGGCGCGTCTGA